A genomic stretch from Hymenobacter psoromatis includes:
- a CDS encoding N-acyl-L-amino acid amidohydrolase, which translates to MKNATPLLLAGLGLALAAPAAHAQNAALDARIAQLAATEQLKVVAWRRDIHEHPELGNEETRTAALIATELKRLGLEVQTGVARTGVVGILKGGKPGRVVALRADMDALPLTETSGLAFASTVKTVYLGQPVGVMHACGHDTHVAMLLGAAEVLSQVKKDLPGTVKFIFQPAEEGSLPGVVGGAKLMVEDGVLDKPKVDAVFGLHINALTPVGTLKYRPGGEMASSDRFTVKVLGRGAHGAKPWASVDPVVTLAEIVTALQTIVSRQIDLTQDAAVVTVGTLQAGVRYNIIPPDATLSGTIRAFSPKTQEQIWAAIKRTATGIAAANGATAEVTIEPYVPVTYNDPALTARMLPTLQRTAGVANVTEIKAVTGAEDFACYQEKVPGLFFFLGGMTPGTDPATVADHHTAGFRIDENAFPLGVKTLATMAADYLTGK; encoded by the coding sequence ATGAAAAACGCTACCCCCCTCTTGCTGGCCGGCCTTGGGCTGGCCCTGGCCGCCCCCGCCGCCCACGCCCAAAACGCCGCCCTCGATGCCCGCATCGCGCAGCTCGCCGCCACCGAGCAGCTCAAAGTGGTGGCCTGGCGGCGCGACATTCACGAGCACCCCGAGCTGGGCAACGAGGAAACCCGCACCGCCGCCCTCATCGCCACCGAGCTGAAGCGCCTGGGCCTGGAGGTGCAAACCGGCGTGGCCCGCACCGGCGTGGTGGGCATTCTGAAGGGGGGCAAGCCCGGCCGCGTCGTGGCCTTGCGCGCCGACATGGACGCCCTACCCCTCACCGAAACCAGCGGCCTGGCCTTTGCCAGCACCGTCAAGACCGTGTACCTGGGCCAGCCCGTGGGAGTGATGCACGCCTGCGGCCACGACACCCACGTGGCCATGCTGCTGGGCGCGGCCGAGGTGCTGAGCCAGGTGAAGAAGGACCTGCCCGGCACCGTCAAGTTTATCTTTCAGCCCGCCGAAGAAGGGTCGCTGCCCGGCGTGGTGGGCGGGGCCAAGCTCATGGTGGAGGATGGCGTGCTCGATAAGCCCAAGGTGGATGCCGTGTTTGGGCTGCACATCAATGCCTTGACTCCGGTGGGCACTTTGAAATACCGCCCCGGTGGCGAAATGGCCAGCTCCGACCGCTTCACGGTGAAAGTGCTGGGTAGGGGCGCGCACGGGGCCAAGCCCTGGGCCAGCGTGGACCCGGTGGTGACGCTGGCCGAGATTGTCACGGCCCTGCAAACCATCGTGAGCCGGCAGATTGACCTGACCCAGGACGCCGCCGTGGTGACGGTGGGCACCTTGCAGGCCGGCGTGCGCTACAACATCATTCCGCCCGATGCCACGCTCAGCGGCACCATCCGGGCGTTCAGCCCCAAAACGCAGGAGCAAATCTGGGCGGCCATCAAGCGCACGGCCACCGGCATCGCGGCCGCCAACGGCGCGACGGCCGAAGTCACCATCGAGCCCTACGTGCCCGTTACCTATAACGACCCCGCCCTCACGGCCCGCATGCTCCCTACCCTCCAGCGCACGGCCGGCGTTGCCAACGTGACCGAGATAAAAGCCGTGACCGGGGCCGAGGACTTCGCCTGCTACCAGGAGAAAGTGCCCGGCCTGTTCTTCTTCCTGGGCGGCATGACGCCCGGCACCGACCCCGCCACCGTGGCCGACCACCACACCGCCGGCTTCAGGATAGATGAAAACGCCTTTCCGCTGGGCGTGAAAACGCTGGCCACTATGGCCGCCGACTACCTCACGGGCAAGTAG